In Chitinophaga sp. HK235, a single window of DNA contains:
- a CDS encoding S46 family peptidase, protein MRKKLVVLLLLLSISIQWAKADEGMWLPYLLGQQTYNDMVKRGLKLTKEQLYSINKASMKDAIVIFGGGCTGEIVSNEGLIFTNHHCGYGAIAAASSVEHNYLKNGFYAKNKQEEISSPMLSVQFLVKVEDVTKDVEAQLKGLNGADRVKKEQDVYNDIITKATTGTGYEAKVVPMFKANQYLLFVYERFKDVRLVGTPPESVGKFGGDTDNWEWPRHTGDFSVFRVYATKDGKPASYSKDNVPLKPKHFLPVSIKGVKENDYAMIFGYPGGTNRYETSYGIKLKTEVENPSLVNLRDVRLKAMMEQMAKDPAVKLKLASNYAGIANYWKFFDGETKQLKQHHVLEQKEKNEAAFAKWAQDKPEFANIMNDYAAAYKAWSPYAKHRVYLNEGILGSPAAAYAGTLMAVEKALVTPGSAKDAAQQAAVAADKARITFFESENKPSDQKILAATARMFYNDVPKDQQPIGFYEALKNKFGSLEDDNTWKLWAAYLMNNTIIFDDAKWKAFMANPDAVTLQNDPLFAYVSTFIKNYAGKYQPIYSQFALKNNDLCREYLKGVMQMQPNANRYPDANFTMRLSFGQVKPYSPRDAVHYDYVTTMKGVIEKYVPGDYEFDLPANYMDLYNKKDFGQYKDAKRNDVVVAFITTNDITGGNSGSPVINANGELIGLAFDGNYEALSHKIQFDADYNRTICVDVRYVLWCIEKLGGAKNIIDELKLVK, encoded by the coding sequence ATGAGAAAAAAATTAGTGGTTTTGCTCCTCCTGCTCAGCATAAGCATTCAATGGGCGAAAGCAGACGAGGGCATGTGGCTCCCTTATTTATTGGGCCAGCAAACCTACAATGACATGGTCAAAAGAGGCCTCAAATTAACCAAAGAGCAGCTGTATAGCATCAACAAAGCTTCCATGAAGGATGCGATCGTAATCTTTGGCGGAGGTTGTACCGGTGAAATTGTAAGCAATGAAGGCTTGATCTTTACGAACCACCACTGCGGTTATGGCGCAATTGCTGCTGCCAGCTCTGTAGAACATAACTATCTCAAAAACGGCTTCTACGCAAAAAATAAACAGGAAGAAATTTCTTCCCCCATGCTTTCTGTACAGTTCCTGGTAAAAGTGGAAGATGTAACGAAAGATGTGGAAGCACAGCTGAAAGGGCTTAACGGCGCTGACAGAGTGAAAAAAGAACAGGATGTTTACAACGATATCATCACCAAAGCTACCACCGGCACCGGCTACGAAGCTAAAGTGGTGCCCATGTTCAAAGCTAATCAATACCTGCTGTTTGTATACGAGCGCTTTAAAGACGTTCGCCTGGTAGGTACTCCTCCTGAAAGCGTAGGTAAATTCGGTGGTGATACCGACAACTGGGAATGGCCCCGTCATACCGGTGATTTCTCTGTCTTCCGCGTATATGCTACCAAAGATGGTAAACCAGCGTCTTATTCCAAAGACAACGTTCCGCTGAAACCTAAACACTTCCTGCCGGTATCCATCAAAGGTGTAAAAGAAAATGATTACGCCATGATCTTCGGTTACCCTGGTGGTACCAACCGTTACGAAACTTCTTATGGCATCAAGCTGAAAACAGAAGTGGAAAACCCATCTCTGGTAAATCTGCGCGACGTAAGACTGAAAGCCATGATGGAACAGATGGCGAAAGATCCGGCAGTAAAACTGAAACTGGCGTCTAATTATGCCGGTATCGCCAACTACTGGAAGTTCTTTGACGGCGAAACCAAACAGCTGAAACAACACCACGTACTGGAACAAAAAGAAAAGAACGAAGCTGCTTTCGCCAAATGGGCACAGGATAAACCTGAGTTCGCCAATATCATGAACGATTATGCTGCTGCTTACAAAGCATGGAGCCCTTATGCCAAACACCGTGTATATCTGAATGAAGGTATTCTCGGTTCTCCGGCAGCTGCTTATGCAGGTACCCTGATGGCAGTGGAAAAAGCACTGGTAACACCAGGTAGCGCTAAAGATGCCGCTCAACAGGCTGCTGTTGCTGCTGATAAAGCAAGAATCACTTTCTTCGAAAGCGAAAACAAACCCAGTGATCAGAAAATCCTGGCTGCTACTGCCCGCATGTTCTACAACGACGTGCCTAAAGATCAGCAACCTATCGGCTTCTACGAAGCGCTGAAAAACAAATTCGGCAGCCTCGAAGATGACAACACCTGGAAACTCTGGGCTGCTTACCTGATGAACAACACCATCATTTTTGATGATGCCAAATGGAAAGCATTTATGGCCAATCCGGATGCTGTAACCCTGCAAAACGATCCTCTTTTTGCTTATGTCAGCACCTTCATTAAAAACTACGCCGGTAAATACCAGCCTATCTATAGCCAGTTCGCGCTGAAAAACAACGACCTGTGCCGCGAATACCTGAAAGGTGTAATGCAGATGCAACCTAACGCCAACAGGTATCCTGATGCCAACTTCACCATGCGCCTCTCTTTTGGCCAGGTGAAACCATATTCTCCACGCGATGCTGTACATTACGATTATGTTACTACCATGAAAGGCGTGATCGAGAAATATGTACCAGGTGACTACGAATTTGACCTCCCGGCCAACTACATGGACCTGTACAACAAAAAAGATTTCGGTCAATACAAAGACGCTAAACGCAACGACGTAGTAGTGGCCTTTATCACTACCAACGACATTACCGGCGGTAACTCCGGTTCTCCGGTGATCAACGCTAACGGCGAATTGATTGGTCTGGCCTTCGATGGCAACTACGAAGCGCTGAGCCACAAAATCCAGTTCGACGCTGACTACAACCGCACTATCTGCGTAGATGTACGCTATGTGCTGTGGTGCATCGAAAAACTGGGTGGTGCCAAAAACATCATCGATGAGCTGAAGCTGGTGAAATAA
- a CDS encoding ribonuclease HII: protein MLLSHYQNELLEAGCDEAGRGCLAGPVFAAAVILPAGFSHPLLNDSKQLSPADRDLLRGVIEKEALHYAVASVDHAEIDKINILKASFRAMHLALEQLSRQPEFIIVDGNRFYAYGKTPFACIVKGDGKYASIAAASILAKTYRDEYMQQLHQEYPHFGWNENKGYPTRQHREALREFGESPYHRKSFRLLPDEQLELDL, encoded by the coding sequence TTGCTACTATCTCATTATCAGAACGAATTATTGGAGGCTGGCTGTGACGAGGCCGGAAGAGGGTGCCTGGCAGGCCCTGTGTTTGCGGCAGCTGTGATTTTACCAGCAGGTTTCAGCCATCCGTTACTCAATGATTCCAAACAATTGAGCCCGGCAGACCGCGATCTGTTGCGCGGAGTAATAGAAAAAGAGGCATTGCACTACGCTGTTGCCAGTGTAGACCATGCGGAGATTGACAAGATAAACATACTAAAAGCCTCTTTCCGGGCTATGCACCTGGCATTGGAGCAACTGAGCCGGCAACCGGAATTCATCATCGTTGATGGAAACCGGTTTTATGCCTATGGCAAAACACCTTTTGCCTGCATTGTCAAGGGAGATGGTAAATATGCATCCATTGCGGCCGCCTCTATTCTTGCCAAAACGTACCGGGATGAGTATATGCAACAGTTGCATCAGGAATACCCGCACTTTGGCTGGAATGAGAACAAAGGCTATCCTACCAGGCAGCACAGGGAAGCACTGCGGGAATTTGGTGAATCACCTTACCACCGCAAGTCATTCCGCCTGTTGCCCGATGAGCAACTGGAACTGGATTTATAG